The nucleotide sequence ACCAGGCGACCGCCATGAATAGAAGACTTCGAAACAACCTGAGGTGACGTCCAGTCATACAAATTACGTGCGACTTCCGCACTGTTGTTAGGTACATTACGAAAAATATCTCAACATGTGTTCATGGCACATACACAATGCACACGCAATGCAAAGTACTACACGGCATGCCCATACTTGCTCTGTTGGTGCACAACTCTTGAGAAAAATCATCTTATGTTCAGCTAGTTCGGTTAACCATTGATTTCCTCAGAATTTAACAAATGAACCGAATTTAAAATGTTTTAGTAATTCTCATACCATATAGATAACCATAAACAAAATTGACCAATAATTTAGGCTCCAGTTGCtacttttttttgttctgttttgatATCTATAGCCTTAGCGCCGGCTGCCTTCTCTGTAAGGTGCTGCCTATTTGTTGGCTCCAATGCAATCCATGACAATGATTAGTATCATTCCTATTTCAAGATTCCTATTCCTCGAGGGTCCAGTTGCGGCACTGACAATGAACCACTGCAAGGGAAGCCATGTAATCACCAGACCTATTCCAAGAAGTACAATGTTAGTGAAATGTGCCTCAGCTGTCACTTAGTGTATCTGCAGTCTGAACCAGGTGTAAGGGGAATGAAAGCAAGACCTTGATCCATAAGGTGTCTTGCATGCAGCAACAATATGAGATTTCGCCAGATCTGCGTCCTTCTGTTCCGTAAGcaatgaaaataataaatcatttgaCTATTAGAACGCAGGGAGTTTATAGTGTGGTAAGTCCATACAATGGATAAGAGATCATGAAATTTCATAAAATAATATATTAGCCTGGTTACAAGATGTGTAAACTGTTCCAGTTCTAACACAAAATTACAAGCTGCAAGAAAATAATCTGATGAGTTACGTGTTGATGTGGATTTTTTGCTTTCTGCGGTGATGTGTTGATCAGAGTTTATTCCTGCAATCTATGGACTTAAGTGGGTGCAATGAGGAAGGTGATTGTACAAAATAAAGATGTATAGATGTCATTCTACAAAGAAACAGCACACGGTTTTGAAATAGCAGCTTGTCGCAGATTAGCTCAGCTACAACTATTACAAAATCCATAAATGGCCTAAACAAGAGCACAAATGCCAACACAGAGATTGTTCAATCAATTTGTACCTGAGATTCATAGTAAAGCCCAGCGTATAATGATGCATAGAAGAGTTCACCACCAGAGCTACTAGAAAAATTTGAAGCTAACTGGAGACATGAAAACCACAAAAAGTTAACTTTCTACCGAAATTTACAAGGACACAGATCAGATCAGATAGTATGCATTGTAGCTCAAATAAGCTCACCTTTTCAGGGTCCCCACCATCTTTGAACAAGGCGTAAGCTTCGCGCATCACGGGTCTTCGATCTAAACCGACCTGAAAAGCGAATTCACAAGGAGTTACCATTTGATCGTCCATCGAACACTCTGCACATGGCGGTGCCTGCAGCCCCTTTCCGCTTGGAGTTGTTGCACAGAGTACCAAAAAGTTCTACATGTCGGACACATTATGTCCTGTGTCCGTACCAAATTTGGTTCATTCAACAAATCAGAAATCAcacttcccgcaaaaaaaaaaaaaaaacaaaaacaaatcagAAATCACACACATATGTGGCATTCAGTATTTCTGGCAGAGGGAACAGTGCTTGTTTGCTACTTTGTTTGTTCATAAACTTTGCACTGTCCCATCTCAATCTTCAGTTAGTCAATTAACATATGCAGCACCTTATATTTGCAGGTTGGTTGTCAGCCCATTTTAGGCTGACGTCAAAGTTCTTGAATTGTGCACtaacaacaaaactctgcatcttGCCTCAAGACATTAGCTGTATACGTGGTATAACTGAATTATTGTACAGTATAAAGAGAAGAGAATTGCCTCCAAGAAGCGATTCCTTGCTTCCTCCACCCCATACAGCTGAGCTTCACACAGGAAACACCATATGGACTCCTCGGTGTCATTGGGGTTGGCAGCAACGTCCAGCCTGAACTGCTCCGCGGCGTCCTCGAACCTGTATATGCCAATGTCCGAAAATGAAAGAAAACTGAAACCCAACGGTGGGTAGGATAGTTGCAGTTGCAGATGTCAGGTGCCTGATTACTCATTGGATTATGCACCTGTCGAGGTAATACAGTGACAGTCCCCTTTGCCAGAGATCTGAAAACACTCACACAAGCTAGTGATCTTGTTTCTTTGACCGACTGACAACAATGGTGGATTAGGAGGAGCACAAACGTACACGCTTTCTGCCGCGGATCCAACTCGATCGCGCGATCGAACTCCGCCACTGACCCAGCCACATCTCCCTGAAATGCAACGGGGGAAGAAATATCAGGCGAGGCGAGGGAGGAGCTCCTCTGTAATTGTAGTTACGGAAGCAGAGCGGGGAAATGGCGTAAGAGGAGGTTTATCTTTATCCTCTCAGACTCTGACAGTCTAACCTGCTTGAAGAGCTCCATACCGCGCCGGACGGCAAGGGGCGCGGCCGCTGCACCGGCCGCACCGGCCGCACCGCCGGAGAGGAAGTCCCAGATGCCAGCGGCGGCCGGCAGGAGGAGCCTGCGCGGCACCCCGGGCGTGGCCGTCGGCGGGAGTGGCGAGCGGTGCGGTTTGGGGGGTGCCAACGGCTGGGCCCAGCAGACGTGGCCGCaggctccggtggccggctggaaggaggccGGCGAACGGAGGAAGGAAGAAGTGGATGCCATTTTGGAAATTGATGAATGGAGGCGAGGCAGCCCGACGAGAGGAAAGACGCGAACGAAGCAGAGACAGACGTCTTCGGCTGGAGAGTGGATGGAAGCTAGCGAGTGCTCGTTGACACGATAAGCCTCCCGTCGTTTTTACTCTCGTGCCCGTGCGAACCAGCTCATGGATGGCCAGGAGAACAGTGATATCATGATCAGGATTTAAGTCTTAGAATTGATACTGGTACTCgtattatttttgaatttatttcaggcTTGCGGCGATATTCAATCAGTGGTTTAGTCTATCGGAGATACTCATAAGGATAGGGCATATGTGCGTGCTTTCATAAAAAATTGTATGCTCATGTATATAAGTGACTTTGATTGCACTGTGTTAAAAAAAAGAGATACAATGCCCGTTAGGAGGAGGTGGGGCTGCGTCAATTAATTTGAATAGGCAGGAATAGTAGTTTCTACTACTGCCAAAATATTCTTGATCTCAATTCAGTTAACATCTTCGAAAATATTATTAATTGACGTATATAAAAGACCGAAACGGTAAAATAATATCATTTttgttgtttctatttttcttcaagcatactccctccgtctttGATCGTACTTATATAATAATACACCAACATTTACGCCATTAAATTAGTAGGCTTATATTCatcataaaatatattttcatcatatacctatttaTTTCACAACCATTAATATATTTTTCCACAAACTTGGccaaactttgagatagtttgatCCTTCAATAAAGTTGAAAGTACACTTTTTAAAGGATGAAGGAGTAGACAACCAAATAAGATCAAATATCCACCTACGATCTAATGAATACGAAGTTGAAGTTGTCACGGAGCAGTGAGAACGGATACTCAGATCATTAACAAGAGGACATATGCCAGTTAAATGTAAAGTGTAGCTTTAATGGCAACCAAAAATCTACTGTAAGTGTATCTGTTGATGGATGTTATGTAGGTTTCAACTAATAACAAAAGATATGGAGATAAGGTAGTTCATttcgtcagtattttttatatattctgaaaatatttttcataaaatttcagctcaatatgagaatttttatttctacacaaaaacaaaaGCAGTGCAATTCTTCTGAAcacaacgtcaatccgggttagtttcattcaaattataCAAATCAGAGTCTAAAACAagatcaaaagtgtttggaaaagtaaatacgtttgggacgtatcactaggttaataggttagtccaaaaaatgatatataattgcatataaaacatccaaaattaaTACTATAATagtatggaataataaaaaattatagataccttagAGACGTATCACATACATGAGGCGTGCTACAAGCAACACAGTCATTAGATTTGATGTAGTGTTCCTCCATTTCAGTCCATGACCTCTGCCTTCATCCTGAACTTGACCCCGTGACTGGAGATATGAAATACTAAAAGCAAAACAAAAGTAACGGGAAAAATAATCACATGTCTCTATAGACAAACCAATGTAATCTATAAAAATCATACAACCTTGTATAAAGAATGAACATGTTGGATCTATCTAACAACATGCATCAATGCATATGTTTGGTAGTACACATCATACCTGGATGAGGGCACCATTATCACCACGCCCGATCTCCTTGATCCAGCCATTTGGAAGCCAATCTGGTGGCTCCTCCATGCCATCTTCCACCTTCTCCTTAACATCCTCCAGTAGCGTCACTTCCTCGCCATCTGAGATTGAGTCGTCTTCCATTCCTAAAACTCTCAAACTCACGCCGTTCTCTTTCAAAACCTCGTTTTTTTTTCTCAGATATAAAAGAGCATGAGAACGGGAATGTTGGCAAATCTGGGGGTGGCTAGATATCTAATCTATTCAGCGGTAGgaacttcgccgccgccgccgcgactcGATTAGGGCTAGAGAGCACACCAATCACCCACAATTGCTCTATTTGCTACCTTTTATAGACAGGTATTATTTGCCTCCTTGGCTTGGGCCGGTGGCTATGCTAGATGGGTTGACTGGGCCAGTTAACCATAATAGTCCAAAAAAGCCACAAGAATAACTGCCCATAGGaagctgtaagggcatatttaccccttagtagttttggtgattgatgacaatgcttttacgGACTAATCGTGTCCATTGAGCATTTAAGATATATCATgtctaaacacaagacgatttggtgcccctcgaagactattgaagacgacacttctctacgtttctttttggtggatttgagtcgtaggaaagccgtactattaagagggggtccgcattggaaaggtttgggtggaatctcacgtacacgtctgttcctttttgcaccacctttcctttggctctttggagcatcctccgtctctccgtgtctctgcaaaatgaaggactcctaatgttgttgatttgaggcaggcggtagtactgctctccagagcggtactaccgcaggcccttgcggtagtaccaggATCCaacacggtagtaccgtaggtgctCACGATAGTACCACtccttgggagcggtagtaccgtggcctcaggccaggcgcagctgctcgagcggtagtaggggcggatgtaattttttacatccgtgccctacgcggtagtaccacgccatgggtgtggtagtaccgtgagctctggcCAGGCACAACAGCATGAGGGCGGAAGTAGgagggatgtaattttttacatccgcgccctacacggtagtaccgctccgggctTGCGGTGATTTTTTGGATAGatcaaaactcagcggaagtagtcacTGATGTAATTTATTATATCCGTGCCTTCTCAACCTAGACTATTCCTGGCTTGCGATAGTACCGCAAGGGGGCTCGGTAGTACCGTGCCAACGGTTCTACCACCCCCTGTCTTAGCACATCAGGACTAGTCTTGGCCCCTgccgtgccagcggtagtaccgcgggcccgtgcggtagtaccacttgtaTGATGTGGTAGTACACCGCgggcccgtgcggtagtaccacttgtaTGATGCAGTAGTACCGCGtgtcgcaggctgagttggtggataatggttggatttatcccttgactataaaaggtgtgtctcttccccaagttgactacctcttccacctctaagctccattgatgctctaagctccattttttcccgatctctctccctagccaatcaaacttgttgattctctagggattagttgagaaggccccgatatACACTTCggccaagagaaatttgattccccccactaatcccttgcagatcttgttactcttgggtgtttgaacaccctagacggttgaggtcaccgtggagccatagtccattgtggtgaagcttcgtggtgtcattgggagcctccaattaagttgtggagattacctcaaccttgtttgtaaaggttcgatcgccgcctccaagggcatcaatagtggaatcacggcatctcgcattgtgtgagggcgtgaggagaatgcggtggccctagtggcttcttggggagcattgtgcctccacactgctccaacggagacgtacttcccctcaaagggaaggaacttcggtaacacatcctcgtctccatcgctTCCGCTTTTGTTTATCTcccacctttacttgtgcaagctatattgtgttatatcctttgcttgcttgtgtgcttattgttgttgcatcatataggttgctcacctagttgcatatatagacaacctactttgatgcaaagtttaatttggtaaagaaaagctaaaaattgttagttgcctattcacaccccctctagtcaactatatcgatcctttcaattggtatcagagcctcgtctctttattaaggactttaccatcctAAGAGTATGattgacaccatagacggtgaggaggagcaccctgGTGTGAATCCTtcttcgtctacggccgatgggggatccccggtctcacgtgaggaattcaatgtggctttggacacattgaaaacctccatgacgaccgggGTCAAAGGCATATTCAAAGAGttccttgatggtcttaaattatccatcgcacccttggaagtggcctctcccactaacaaggtggcggatgccaactccgataaggggaagcttctagtgataaagttccttttCCTAGTGGTAAAGGTGGAAATGGCATCTATGCTCATGTTGAACCACCTctcacttatggaggaccggttccctccactcatttaaatcatgcgggttctcctcccaagattgtgaaaaatgaggattttgactcttgggtttatcgctttaaatgtcatttaaaccatgttaatactaatctttggagaatcattgaggaaggtttctatccgcatgatcgaagcaacttcacccctagagaagccgtggataatcaattcaatgagaatgctctcttcatcatccaagatgcaattccacccgaagatattgcgcatctccgacccttcaccgtggccaaggaagcatggcaccatgttgtttccctttacaagggaagcgcaagcatccaacgctccaactatgaagtggtgcaagatgaagccgatgagtttgcaatgaatgaatatgaagaaccttgtgagctttaccggagattaactactctcgcggtctcactccgagatcatgggagcaaggatacagatgataattggatcaagcgcaaattcctcaaggccatgatgccttaccacaaggccatgtcccccgtaatccgtcaaaggccggacttccacaccttgtcctcaagtgaagtgttggatgagtttgtggcaatgaggatcttggacaagaccaccaacaatgcggtgttgcattctcaaagagcaaagaagcccaacctttccttgaaggccaaggc is from Triticum aestivum cultivar Chinese Spring chromosome 1B, IWGSC CS RefSeq v2.1, whole genome shotgun sequence and encodes:
- the LOC123141809 gene encoding uncharacterized protein — translated: MASTSSFLRSPASFQPATGACGHVCWAQPLAPPKPHRSPLPPTATPGVPRRLLLPAAAGIWDFLSGGAAGAAGAAAAPLAVRRGMELFKQGDVAGSVAEFDRAIELDPRQKAYLWQRGLSLYYLDRFEDAAEQFRLDVAANPNDTEESIWCFLCEAQLYGVEEARNRFLEVGLDRRPVMREAYALFKDGGDPEKLASNFSSSSGGELFYASLYAGLYYESQKDADLAKSHIVAACKTPYGSRSGDYMASLAVVHCQCRNWTLEE